The following coding sequences are from one Nicotiana tabacum cultivar K326 chromosome 1, ASM71507v2, whole genome shotgun sequence window:
- the LOC107826459 gene encoding homeobox-leucine zipper protein PROTODERMAL FACTOR 2, translated as MFQQNMFDSHNFLLDLSHKTSENEMDLIRDDEFESKSGADTTELAPSGDDQDPNKRPKKKQYHRHTQHQIQELEAFFKECPHPDDKQRKELGKRLGLEPLQIKFWFQNKRTQMKAHHERHENTQLRNENEKLRAENIRYKEALSTATCPNCGGPAAVGEMSFDEQHLRIENARLREEIDRISGIAAKYVGKPMLNYPQLPSPIPPTRSLDLGVANFGHQLGEMYNGGALLRSISGSTDADKPMIIELAVAAMEELIRLAETREPLWIQSSENSAEILSEEEYARTFPRGVGPMSLGLKSEASRESAVVIMNHINLVEILMDVNQWTSFFAGLVSKATTLEVLSTGVAGNYNGALQVMTAEFQVPSPLVPTRENYFVRYCKQHADGTWAVVDVSLDNLRPTSVMSRCRRRPSGCLIQELPNGYSKVTWIEHVEVDDRAVNSIYRPLVNSGMAFGAKRWVATLDRQCERLASVMANNIPTGDVITSPEGRKSTLKLAERMVMSFCAGVGASTAHTWTTLSGSGADDVRVMTRKSIDDPGRPPGIVLSAATSFWLPVPTKRVFDFLRNENSRNEWDILSNGGLAQEMAHIANGRNSGNSVSLLRVNSGNSSQNNMLILQESCTDSTGSYVIYAPVDIAAMNVVLSGGDPDYVALLPSGFAILPDGSTTTNGVGINPETNAAGGSLLTVAFQILVDSVPTAKLSLGSVATVNSLIKCTVERIKASIVCESA; from the exons ATGTTTCAGCAAAACATGTTCGATAGCCACaattttttgctagatttgagccataaAACATCAGAAAACGAGATGGACTTGATTCGAGATGATGAATTCGAGAGCAAATCAGGCGCTGATACCACGGAGTTAGCCCCTTCAGGAGACGATCAAGATCCTAATAAACGTCCCAAGAAAAAACAATACCATCGGCATACACAACATCAAATTCAAGAATTGGAAGC TTTTTTCAAAGAATGCCCTCATCCAGATGATAAACAAAGGAAAGAGTTGGGGAAAAGATTAGGGTTAGAGCCTTTGCAAATTAAGTTTTGGTTCCAAAACAAGCGTACTCAAATGAAG GCTCATCACGAACGCCATGAGAACACACAATTGAGGAATGAGAATGAAAAACTTCGTGCCGAAAACATAAGGTATAAAGAAGCACTTAGCACTGCTACATGTCCAAATTGTGGAGGGCCGGCTGCCGTAGGCGAGATGTCATTtgatgagcagcacttgaggattgAAAATGCTCGTCTAAGAGAAGAG ATTGACAGGATATCTGGGATTGCAGCAAAATATGTTGGGAAACCAATGCTTAATTATCCTCAACTTCCTTCTCCTATACCACCAACTCGTTCACTTGATCTTGGAGTGGCAAATTTTGGTCATCAATTAGGAGAAATGTACAATGGTGGTGCCCTTCTTAGATCAATTTCTGGCTCAACAGATGCCGATAAACCAATGATAATTGAGCTCGCTGTTGCAGCAATGGAGGAATTAATTAGATTGGCTGAAACTAGAGAGCCCTTGTGGATTCAAAGTTCAGAAAATTCCGCTGAGATTTTAAGTGAGGAGGAATATGCTCGGACATTTCCTCGAGGGGTTGGACCAATGTCATTGGGATTAAAATCTGAAGCGTCACGAGAATCGGCCGTTGTCATTATGAATCACATTAATTTAGTGGAAATTTTGATGGATGTG AACCAATGGACAAGTTTTTTCGCTGGGCTAGTATCAAAAGCAACGACTTTGGAAGTCTTATCGACTGGCGTCGCAGGAAATTACAATGGAGCCTTGCAAGTG atgaCAGCTGAGTTCCAAGTCCCCTCACCACTTGTTCCAACTCGTGAAAACTATTTCGTAAGATATTGCAAACAACATGCTGATGGAACTTGGGCAGTAGTTGATGTTTCCTTAGACAATTTGCGCCCTACTTCAGTAATGTCACGTTGTAGAAGAAGGCCATCTGGTTGTCTAATTCAAGAATTACCAAATGGTTACTCCAAG GTAACGTGGATCGAACATGTTGAGGTGGACGATAGAGCTGTCAACAGTATTTATAGACCTCTTGTGAATTCAGGCATGGCATTTGGTGCTAAAAGATGGGTAGCAACATTAGATAGACAATGTGAACGACTTGCTAGTGTAATGGCCAATAACATCCCAACTGGTGATG TCATTACAAGTCCAGAAGGTAGAAAAAGTACGTTAAAACTTGCTGAGAGAATGGTGATGAGTTTTTGTGCGGGCGTTGGTGCATCAACGGCTCACACATGGACAACATTATCTGGAAGTGGTGCTGATGATGTGAGAGTGATGACTAGGAAGAGTATAGATGATCCAGGAAGACCTCCTGGTATTGTACTGAGTGCAGCAACTTCATTTTGGCTGCCAGTTCCTACAAAGAGAGTATTTGACTTTCTTCGCAATGAGAATTCAAGAAATGAG TGGGATATTCTTTCAAATGGTGGCCTAGCTCAAGAAATGGCACACATTGCAAATGGTCGTAATTCTGGCAACAGTGTCTCTCTATTGCGCGTTAAT AGTGGAAACTCAAGCCAGAATAATATGTTGATACTCCAAGAGAGTTGCACTGATTCAACCGGCTCGTATGTTATTTACGCGCCGGTTGATATAGCAGCAATGAATGTGGTGTTAAGTGGTGGTGATCCTGACTATGTGGCTCTTTTGCCTTCTGGTTTTGCAATACTCCCTGATGGTTCTACTACAACTAATGGAGTTGGAATTAATCCTGAGACTAATGCTGCGGGTGGTTCGTTACTCACTGTTGCATTTCAGATattagttgattcagtcccaacaGCGAAACTATCGCTTGGATCAGTTGCAACTGTTAATAGTCTCATCAAATGCACTGTTGAAAGGATCAAAGCTTCCATAGTATGCGAAAGCGCATAA